Proteins encoded within one genomic window of Bacteroidota bacterium:
- a CDS encoding class I SAM-dependent methyltransferase, with protein MEKIYPDSGVELSKFIAKHYDKVMNIASFGMYNNFIKKAIANLDIKKNDDILDLGCGSGRNILLMNKYVSEDSLLMGFDISEEMEMRFNENCKEYPNIKFVNKRVDQLIDVEQKFDKVFISFVIHGFPHEIRKAVIQNAFNHLKEGGSFNILDFAEFDMSKMPFHHRFIFKKIECKYAFDYIERDWKNILKEFGFKTFKEEFYIKKYVRLLTAVK; from the coding sequence ATGGAAAAAATTTATCCCGACTCAGGAGTGGAACTCTCAAAATTTATTGCAAAACATTATGACAAAGTGATGAATATTGCATCTTTTGGTATGTACAATAACTTTATTAAAAAAGCAATTGCAAATTTGGATATTAAAAAAAACGATGATATACTTGACCTTGGTTGTGGTTCAGGAAGAAATATTTTATTGATGAACAAATATGTTTCTGAGGATTCACTGTTAATGGGTTTTGACATTTCTGAAGAAATGGAGATGCGATTTAACGAAAATTGCAAAGAGTATCCCAATATTAAATTTGTTAATAAAAGAGTAGATCAACTAATTGATGTTGAGCAAAAGTTTGATAAAGTATTCATCAGCTTTGTGATACATGGTTTTCCTCATGAAATCAGGAAAGCAGTAATTCAAAATGCCTTTAACCATCTTAAAGAAGGTGGAAGTTTTAATATTTTGGATTTTGCAGAATTTGATATGAGCAAAATGCCCTTTCATCATCGTTTTATTTTTAAAAAGATTGAATGTAAATATGCCTTCGACTATATTGAAAGAGATTGGAAAAATATTTTGAAAGAGTTTGGTTTTAAAACTTTTAAAGAAGAATTTTATATCAAAAAATATGTGAGATTACTTACAGCAGTAAAATAA